One Glycine max cultivar Williams 82 chromosome 3, Glycine_max_v4.0, whole genome shotgun sequence DNA window includes the following coding sequences:
- the LOC121174568 gene encoding replication protein A 70 kDa DNA-binding subunit E-like, producing the protein MARSPDKIKSIDGLKETLKLNVRISDLWFIGTPNKFEQAKMVFVDSDGDEIHAYRVCDHQFKLVFIGVTVVRECVLGDIPFRKYRFAGFADVVAGQFERGLLVDVIGVVEEVVFRQVSGKGRRVVFKLKDLSQQLLSCTLWDDYCLQFLEFLDDYEGSYPTSINNSFKASKLIINQPVMEIQEFNERLAELGIEARSGFKSHGEGSTQLSGSIQLSSKESFFGKAEGKTIADINTISEEIVCVTVGTITRIVLDNHSWCYTSCIQCHKKSDAEMTPFTCACGKYNKEVVLRYRLEVMINQGNESTKFLLWDRECSELIGQSADAVNKLKIEIKVQPKFINSAVLKCSADSSLINAVMDMLADAETSSKMDIPVYDSNHSA; encoded by the exons ATGGCACGTTCTCCAGACAAGATAAAGAGCATCGATGGCTTAAAAGAAACTCTTAAACTCAATGTGAGGATCAGTGATCTATGGTTTATTGGCACGCCTAACAAATTTGAGCAAGCTAAAATGGTGTTTGTGGACTCCGAT GGTGATGAGATCCACGCT TACAGAGTGTGTGATCATCAATTTAAATTGGTGTTTATTGGAGTTACTGTTGTGAGGGAGTGTGTTCTAGGGGACATCCCTTTTAGAAAATATAGGTTTGCTGGATTTGCAGATGTTGTGGCTGGCCAGTTTGAACGTGGACTATTGGTAG ATGTTATTGGTGTTGTGGAGGAGGTTGTCTTTCGGCAAGTTTCAGGAAAAGGTAGAAGGGTAGTCTTCAAACTAAAGGACTTGAG CCAGCAATTGCTATCTTGCACTTTGTGGGATGATTATTGCTTGCAGTTTTTGGAGTTCTTAGATGATTATGAAG gaTCTTATCCCACATCGATCAACAATTCTTTCAAGGCTTCAAAGTTAATTATTAACCAGCCTGTGATGGAGATTCAAGAATTCAATGAACG GCTTGCAGAGTTGGGCATTGAAGCCCGGTCAGGTTTTAAATCCCATGGTGAAGGGAGTACACAACTTTCAGGTTCTATCCAATTATCATCAAAAGAATCATTCTTTGGCAAGGCTGAGGGAAAGACTATTGCTGACATTAACACCATCTCTGAA GAAATTGTTTGTGTCACTGTTGGCACAATTACTAGGATTGTTCTGGACAATCATTCATGGTGTTATACATCTTGCATTCAGTGCCATAAAAAAAGTGATGCAGAGATGACGCCCTTTACATGTGCATGCGGCAAATACAATAAGGAAGTTGTGCTTAG GTATAGGCTTGAGGTGATGATCAACCAGGGAAATGAAAGCACAAAATTCCTGCTTTGGGACCGTGAATGCAGTGAATTAATTGGTCAATCAGCTGATGCAGTTAATAAGCTTAAAATTGAA ATAAAGGTGCAACCCAAGTTCATAAATTCTGCTGTTTTGAAGTGTTCAGCTGACTCGAGCTTAATAAATGCTGTGATGGATATGCTAGCTGATGCTGAG ACATCTTCAAAAATGGATATCCCAGTTTATGATTCCAATCATTCTGCTTAA
- the LOC100816595 gene encoding ATP-dependent DNA helicase pif1, giving the protein MIPDEQASIYNQIVEAVNKDEGDMFFLYGYGGTGKTYIWKTLASSLRADNKIVIMIASSGIASLLLPGGRTAHSKFKIPVPVFEDSTCNIHQGTQLAELLNQTSLIIWDEAPTTHKFCFEALDHSLRDIIKHNSKDSKIFGGKVMVFGEDFWQILPVIPRGSHSDIVNATINSSYLWDHYQILRLTKNVCLQNNMQATNQEETAAFAQWIIDIGDDIIGDENDGYATIEIPQELLITEYNDPIHSIISSTFPDLSHHHNDPEYFQTRAILASTNEIVQQVNDYMLTMIPGNHILRLPAIRQPLILQFKAAFHCDKDAIEIPGFYRRQWLPNYPKIVEFKYDGETYEIQVRQHKGKLYFADGLTRLRTELQIYESVMINFLAYDHPSKFYLHFTPPLDQ; this is encoded by the exons ATGATTCCAGATGAACAAGCTTCAATTTACAACCAGATTGTTGAAGCTGTTAATAAAGATGAAGGTGATATGTTTTTTCTCTATGGATATGGAGGTACAGGAAAAACATACATTTGGAAAACACTTGCAAGTTCACTGAGAGCtgacaataaaattgtaataatgATAGCCTCTAGCGGCATAGCTTCTCTGCTATTGCCTGGAGGTAGAACTgcacattcaaaatttaaaattccagTTCCAGTTTTTGAAGACTCAACTTGCAATATCCATCAAGGAACTCAATTAGCTGAACTATTAAATCAGACAAGTCTAATCATTTGGGATGAAGCACCCACGACTCACAAATTCTGTTTTGAGGCACTTGATCACAGTCTTAGAGATATCATCAAACACAACTCAAAGGACAGTAAAATCTTTGGAGGTAAAGTCATGGTCTTTGGTGAAGATTTCTGGCAGATCCTGCCAGTCATTCCAAGAGGCAGCCACTCTGATATTGTTAACGCAACAATTAATTCCTCTTATCTATGGGATCACTATCAGATCTTGAGACTGACAAAAAATGTGTGTTTACAAAACAACATGCAAGCAACAAATCAAGAAGAAACTGCAGCTTTTGCACAGTGGATTATAGATATTGGTGATGATATTATTGGAGATGAAAATGATGGCTATGCTACTATTGAAATTCCACAGGAACTATTAATCACAGAATATAATGATCCTATTCATAGTATAATTAGCTCTACATTTCCAGATCTATCTCATCATCACAATGATCCTGAATACTTCCAAACCAGAGCAATATTAGCTTCCACAAATGAAATAGTGCAACAAGTTAATGATTATATGCTTACAATGATACCGGGTAATCATATA TTGAGATTGCCTGCTATCAGACAACCATTGATATTGCAATTTAAAGCTGCCTTCCATTGTGACAAG GACGCCATAGAAATACCAGGCTTCTATCGGCGCCAATGGCTACCAAATTATCCTAAAATTGTTGAATTTAAGTATGATGGGGAAACCTATGAAATTCAAGTCAGACAACACAAAGGCAAACTTTACTTTGCTGATGGCCTAACAAGATTGAGGACAGAACTGCAGATTTATGAATCTGTCATGATAAATTTCCTGGCCTACGACCACCCTTCAAAATTTTACCTCCACTTCACTCCACCATTAGACCAGTAG